In Corynebacterium endometrii, one DNA window encodes the following:
- a CDS encoding Asp23/Gls24 family envelope stress response protein: MTSPAAPETGTGEDPANQSSIGDHGGTAFSMRAVERLVAAAIKTVPGIATVDSKLGGFSRRAYPRVAVQLDPEANVAAVDCAIATVWPSPITDVSVAVQDAVAEAIDAYLGFKTTRVNVAIGRTVPGKRVSQQDLAARPVAAARAPQVTPTNVWQPQVKRRVSLKPVVVKHPLGISSPTIAPRAEVRSPSVSDIAPVEVRTIGTPNPAPVRSVSAPEPQELVPVSRPKPMQTRPVSVPKASPLKPVTVRPSNPVRVQAPRPQPLRAIEVRPLKLKDIRVEPTRIRTQPGGRHE; encoded by the coding sequence ATGACCTCTCCCGCCGCACCTGAGACCGGAACCGGGGAAGACCCGGCCAACCAGTCATCTATTGGTGACCATGGTGGCACCGCCTTTTCCATGCGCGCAGTAGAACGCCTGGTGGCCGCGGCGATTAAAACCGTGCCCGGCATTGCCACGGTTGACTCTAAGCTCGGCGGGTTTAGCCGCAGGGCGTACCCTCGCGTGGCCGTGCAGCTCGACCCGGAGGCGAACGTGGCCGCGGTGGACTGCGCCATCGCCACCGTGTGGCCCTCCCCCATCACGGATGTTTCCGTGGCCGTGCAGGATGCCGTGGCCGAGGCCATCGACGCCTACCTGGGATTTAAGACCACCCGTGTCAACGTGGCCATCGGCCGCACCGTGCCCGGCAAGCGTGTAAGCCAACAAGATCTCGCCGCACGCCCCGTTGCCGCCGCGCGCGCCCCGCAGGTAACCCCCACGAACGTGTGGCAGCCTCAGGTTAAGCGCAGGGTATCACTCAAGCCGGTGGTGGTTAAGCACCCCCTTGGGATCTCCTCCCCCACTATCGCGCCGCGAGCGGAGGTACGCAGCCCGTCCGTGAGCGATATTGCCCCCGTCGAGGTCCGCACTATCGGCACCCCTAATCCGGCCCCCGTGCGTTCGGTTAGCGCCCCTGAGCCGCAAGAGCTGGTACCTGTAAGCCGCCCAAAGCCTATGCAGACGCGGCCGGTTTCCGTTCCCAAGGCATCGCCGCTTAAGCCGGTAACGGTGCGCCCGTCTAATCCGGTACGAGTCCAGGCGCCCCGGCCACAGCCGTTGCGCGCCATCGAAGTCCGCCCGTTAAAGCTTAAAGACATCAGGGTGGAACCAACCCGCATCCGCACACAACCTGGAGGCCGCCATGAATGA
- a CDS encoding Asp23/Gls24 family envelope stress response protein yields MADSTATNTPANATTPADAPVAEAPAAPGTPGTQDIAVPERKINRNLETEHGTTAIEDVVVSKIAGIAAREVSGVAALGGGGARMLGSIRESLGASEDVRQGVSVAVADGMANIDVSIIAEYGVAIHELAEAIRRNIMTAVERMTGLEVDRVDVSVTDVKLPQEAANEQDPETAIAPQN; encoded by the coding sequence ATGGCTGATTCCACCGCAACCAATACCCCGGCAAACGCAACCACTCCTGCCGACGCCCCCGTCGCAGAAGCACCCGCCGCCCCAGGCACCCCGGGCACCCAGGATATCGCCGTCCCGGAGCGCAAGATTAATAGGAACTTGGAGACGGAACACGGCACCACCGCCATTGAGGACGTGGTGGTCTCCAAGATCGCCGGCATCGCGGCGCGCGAGGTTTCCGGCGTGGCTGCCCTGGGCGGCGGCGGTGCGCGCATGCTGGGTTCCATCCGCGAGTCCCTTGGCGCCTCGGAGGATGTCCGTCAGGGCGTTTCCGTCGCGGTGGCCGATGGCATGGCCAATATTGACGTGTCCATCATCGCCGAGTACGGCGTCGCCATCCACGAGCTCGCGGAGGCCATCCGCCGCAACATCATGACCGCCGTGGAACGCATGACCGGACTCGAGGTAGACCGCGTAGACGTCAGTGTCACTGACGTCAAGCTGCCGCAGGAAGCTGCCAACGAGCAGGACCCAGAAACCGCCATTGCGCCCCAGAACTAG
- the rpsJ gene encoding 30S ribosomal protein S10, with translation MAGQKIRIRLKAYDHEAIDASAKKIVSTVTSTGARVVGPVPLPTEKNVYAVIRSPHKYKDSREHFEMRTHKRLIDILDPTPKTVDALMRIDLPASVDVNIQ, from the coding sequence GTGGCGGGACAAAAAATCCGCATTCGGCTGAAGGCCTACGACCACGAGGCAATTGACGCTTCTGCAAAGAAGATCGTTTCTACCGTAACTTCTACGGGCGCTCGTGTTGTTGGTCCAGTGCCGCTCCCAACGGAGAAGAACGTATACGCCGTTATTCGTTCTCCACACAAGTACAAGGACTCTCGCGAGCACTTCGAGATGCGCACTCACAAGCGCCTCATCGACATTCTCGACCCAACCCCGAAGACCGTTGACGCCCTCATGCGCATCGACCTTCCGGCAAGCGTCGACGTCAACATCCAGTAG
- a CDS encoding alkaline shock response membrane anchor protein AmaP yields the protein MSKGLATFERILFFVLGLVLLALGVWPILLHFDVPLAVEASRWVDHDAWAAVPGAGWWPWALAGASLLLLFCGLWLLIANLRPHKLDRVVSEASSDKGKITASIQGIAEGISQSLAQHPNIVKCDRKVALDRKRPTLTFTVTSAAEMHPKQLRELIEQTERDFRAALPDVEVETVYRLHSANLAVK from the coding sequence ATGTCTAAGGGGCTGGCTACTTTTGAGAGAATCCTGTTCTTCGTGCTGGGATTAGTCCTGCTTGCCCTAGGCGTCTGGCCCATCCTGCTGCACTTCGATGTGCCACTCGCGGTGGAGGCATCGCGCTGGGTTGACCATGACGCATGGGCCGCCGTTCCGGGGGCGGGTTGGTGGCCGTGGGCCCTGGCCGGTGCGAGCCTGTTGTTGCTGTTTTGCGGGCTGTGGCTGCTCATCGCCAACCTGCGCCCGCACAAGCTTGACCGGGTGGTATCGGAGGCTTCGTCGGACAAAGGCAAGATCACCGCTTCCATACAGGGCATAGCCGAGGGCATTTCCCAATCCCTGGCGCAGCACCCCAACATCGTCAAGTGTGACCGCAAAGTGGCCCTAGACCGCAAGCGTCCAACGTTGACCTTCACGGTCACCTCCGCCGCGGAAATGCATCCGAAGCAGCTGCGCGAACTCATCGAGCAAACCGAGCGCGACTTCCGCGCGGCCCTGCCGGACGTAGAAGTGGAAACCGTCTACAGACTGCATTCAGCCAACCTGGCGGTCAAGTAG
- a CDS encoding DUF6286 domain-containing protein → MNENSSGQSLPYRRGQEPQPSPAVRPWSVLLAIALLGASFVAAREAWLLFGDGNAQSWLQWFFSIMETDALQDWMVWAGAGAVALGLVFLFVALKPRKSTHIDYSTEITSMWTRPVDVARRVAAAARTVPGVAAARSNTSAKKVSVIINGDAEDPTLAKRTTAALEHTIEGLRPRPELTVHYEQTQEVDNNV, encoded by the coding sequence ATGAATGAGAACTCATCCGGTCAGAGCCTGCCCTACCGTCGAGGGCAGGAACCCCAGCCTTCGCCGGCGGTGCGCCCATGGTCCGTCCTGTTGGCGATAGCGCTGCTGGGCGCTTCCTTCGTTGCCGCCCGAGAGGCCTGGTTGCTCTTCGGGGATGGCAATGCCCAATCCTGGCTGCAATGGTTCTTCTCCATAATGGAAACGGATGCTTTGCAGGACTGGATGGTCTGGGCGGGCGCCGGGGCCGTAGCCTTGGGCCTCGTCTTCCTCTTCGTGGCGCTCAAACCGCGCAAGTCAACGCACATCGATTACTCCACAGAAATCACCAGCATGTGGACGCGCCCGGTCGATGTGGCCCGCAGGGTCGCGGCGGCGGCTCGTACCGTGCCCGGAGTGGCGGCCGCCCGGAGCAATACCTCCGCCAAGAAGGTCAGCGTCATCATCAACGGTGACGCTGAGGACCCCACCCTGGCGAAACGCACCACCGCGGCGCTGGAACACACGATTGAGGGATTGCGTCCCCGCCCGGAGCTGACCGTGCACTACGAACAGACTCAGGAGGTAGATAACAATGTCTAA
- a CDS encoding ABC transporter permease produces MTTPNKPQQSKGIEPLKARADKGTGELSPQAEVAAHNQLTAAEAEALASADAAETSGTSRAKLYIRRFFRNKLAVVGLIIFLALALFSIFGGFFAKWHYTEPDFLSLAVPPNDEHWFGTDNSGMDLYAQIVHGIGRSLTIAVIVSAATLVISALVGAGAALWGGAPEKVVLAIIHFLLSVPTFLIIALLVSDSGGDWRLLIVVLIAFGWMYQARVIWSLALSIREQDYIRAARYMGVSRFTTVVRHVIPNIGSLLIIQFVFGIVGTVGSETALSFLGLGVKLPDVSLGTLLQGGTATLRSTPWLFYFPAGALTLLTVSMAFIGDGLRDALDPNSKSGGKA; encoded by the coding sequence ATGACTACTCCTAACAAACCACAGCAGTCCAAGGGTATCGAGCCACTGAAGGCCCGGGCCGATAAGGGCACCGGCGAGCTATCACCGCAGGCCGAGGTCGCCGCGCACAACCAGCTCACCGCCGCGGAGGCCGAGGCGCTTGCCTCAGCCGACGCCGCCGAAACCTCAGGCACGTCACGCGCCAAGCTGTATATTCGCCGATTTTTCCGCAACAAGCTGGCCGTGGTGGGGCTTATTATCTTCCTAGCCCTTGCGTTGTTCTCGATCTTCGGCGGGTTTTTCGCAAAATGGCACTACACCGAACCTGACTTCCTGTCGCTCGCGGTGCCACCGAATGACGAGCACTGGTTCGGCACGGACAACTCCGGCATGGACCTCTACGCGCAGATCGTCCACGGCATCGGCCGTTCCCTGACCATCGCGGTGATTGTGTCCGCCGCGACCCTGGTGATTTCGGCGCTGGTCGGCGCCGGCGCAGCCCTATGGGGCGGGGCCCCGGAAAAGGTCGTGCTGGCGATTATCCACTTCCTGCTCTCGGTCCCTACCTTCCTCATCATCGCCCTGCTGGTCAGCGACTCTGGCGGCGACTGGCGCCTACTCATCGTGGTTCTCATCGCCTTCGGCTGGATGTACCAGGCCCGCGTCATCTGGTCGCTGGCGCTTTCGATTCGCGAGCAGGACTACATCCGCGCCGCGCGGTACATGGGCGTTTCCCGCTTCACGACCGTCGTACGCCACGTCATCCCTAACATCGGGTCCCTTCTCATCATCCAGTTTGTCTTCGGCATCGTCGGCACCGTCGGTTCGGAAACGGCGCTTTCCTTCCTCGGCCTGGGCGTCAAGCTGCCCGACGTCTCGCTGGGCACCCTCCTGCAGGGCGGCACCGCCACCCTGCGCTCAACGCCGTGGCTGTTCTACTTTCCGGCCGGCGCACTCACCCTACTGACCGTGTCCATGGCCTTTATCGGCGATGGCCTACGCGATGCACTAGATCCCAATTCGAAGTCCGGAGGCAAGGCTTAA
- a CDS encoding ABC transporter permease, which translates to MLRYLFRKTVGWLLMIFLATNLTYFLASFFLDPRSNYEGRRPPLSDEQISTLLEPYNLNPDTPLLERWWTWLTGIITRWDWGRSPVGDFVNEQISYRIWVSAQLLLLATVISIVLGVAVGVYTASRQYKLGDRVWQGISIFAMNTHVVVASIAVVWAAIKINDITGTRIFYVVGASSIGVEGFWNKLIDSAQHMILPTISLVIISYASYHMTQRTLLLDNLNADYVRTARAKGLTRTTAIRRHALRTSIIPVATSVAFSIPGIFTGAVMTESIFGWNGMGQYFLETIAKNDINGAVAVAAFGAAMTAISAVLADLVVVALDPRVRVS; encoded by the coding sequence ATGCTTAGATATCTATTCCGGAAGACCGTCGGTTGGCTACTGATGATCTTCCTGGCGACGAACCTGACATATTTCCTGGCCTCGTTCTTCTTAGACCCGCGGTCAAACTACGAGGGCCGCCGCCCTCCACTGTCAGATGAACAGATATCTACGCTTCTCGAGCCCTACAACCTCAACCCTGACACCCCTCTGCTAGAGCGGTGGTGGACGTGGCTCACCGGCATCATCACCCGCTGGGACTGGGGCCGTTCCCCAGTCGGCGACTTTGTCAACGAACAGATCTCTTACCGCATCTGGGTATCCGCCCAGCTTTTGCTCCTGGCGACGGTCATCTCCATCGTTCTGGGCGTCGCCGTTGGCGTGTATACCGCCTCGCGCCAGTACAAGCTCGGCGACCGTGTCTGGCAAGGTATCTCCATCTTCGCGATGAACACGCACGTTGTCGTGGCCTCCATCGCGGTGGTGTGGGCGGCCATCAAGATTAACGATATAACCGGGACCCGCATCTTTTACGTGGTGGGCGCCAGCTCTATTGGCGTCGAAGGCTTTTGGAATAAGCTCATCGATTCCGCACAGCACATGATCCTGCCGACCATATCCCTGGTCATCATCTCCTACGCCAGCTACCACATGACCCAGCGCACCCTGCTGCTGGACAACCTGAATGCCGATTACGTCCGTACCGCCCGCGCTAAGGGGCTTACCCGCACCACCGCAATCCGCCGCCACGCGCTGCGTACCTCGATCATTCCGGTGGCCACCTCGGTCGCCTTCTCCATCCCGGGCATCTTCACGGGCGCCGTGATGACGGAAAGCATCTTCGGCTGGAACGGCATGGGCCAGTACTTCCTCGAGACCATTGCCAAAAATGACATCAACGGCGCAGTGGCGGTGGCCGCGTTCGGCGCCGCAATGACGGCTATTTCTGCAGTCCTGGCCGATCTGGTCGTGGTTGCCCTAGATCCACGCGTGAGGGTGAGCTAA